From the Bombus vancouverensis nearcticus chromosome 3, iyBomVanc1_principal, whole genome shotgun sequence genome, one window contains:
- the LOC117154108 gene encoding xaa-Pro aminopeptidase 3, which yields MFNTLRNSIIYQIKKYGQRTYIGNTLDTITNNSIRRQSKEPLNISYQLCGQPTAITHPHLMKNGEVVPGIQLCEFKKRRDKLIKNIISYACVTNLGKSHIIIIPSASKVYMSDKIPYVFRQNTDFLYFTGCQEANSILIITAKNENFVTTLFLTQQDEHSELWDGPKTGIEIAPKMFGVDAAFPVTEFEQFFTSFMNENKKSTIWYDNVDVAQPNLHNKLCELMKITSGQMVVSPTNIIHKIRLIKSQSEIDLMRKSCEIISAAISKTIEISKPKMSEHHLFATVDYECRMNGAEFLAYPPVVAAGSNANIIHYITNNQIIKDGDMVLMDAGCEYHGYSSDVTRTWPINGTFTQEQKILYDIVLDVQNILIHKLKELPSLDQLYHDMCFLLGKRLQESGLIPKHLNKNELFSAVYTYCPHHVSHYLGMDVHDTGKISRSLKLQPGMIITVEPGIYINHKNRFAPPEFYGLAVRIEDDILITENDSINLTENCPKEIIKIEALASQHL from the exons ATGTTTAATACTTTGAGGAACTCTATTAtatatcaaattaaaaaatacg GGCAACGAACGTACATAGGAAATACATTAGATACCATTACAAATAATTCAATTCGACGACAATCTAAAGAACCATTGAATATTTCCTATCAATTATGCGGCCAACCAACAGCAATAACACATCCGCATTTAATGAAGAATGGAGAAGTTGTACCTGGTATTCAGCTTTGTGAATTCAAAAAGAGACGAGACAAACTgataaagaatattatttcataTGCTTGTGTCACAAATCTAGGCAAATCACATATTATCATTATTCCTTCTGCATCCAAAGTATACATGTCTGACAAAATTCCGtatgtttttcgtcaaaatacggACTTTTTGTATTTTACTGGTTGTCAAGAAGCCAATAGTATTTTGATAATTACAGCAAAAAATGAAAACTTTGTAACTACCCTATTTCTAACACAACAAGATGAACATTCTGAACTATGGGATGGCCCTAAAACTGGAATTGAAATAGCACCTAAAATGTTTGGTGTTGATGCAGCATTTCCAGTAACAGAGTTCGAACAgttttttacttcttttatgaatgaaaataaaaaaagtactATTTGGTATGACAATGTTGATGTAGCACAACCTAATTTACACAATAAATTATGTGAATTAATGAAAATAACAAGTGGTCAAATGGTTGTTTCTCCaacaaatataatacataaaatcAGATTAATTAAATCACAATCTGAAATAGATTTAATGAGAAAAAGTTGTGAAATTATATCAGCAGCAATATCTAAAACTATAGAAATATCAAAACCTAAAATGAGTGAGCATCATCTGTTTGCAACTGTGGATTATGAATGTAGAATGAATGGTGCAGAATTTTTAGCATATCCACCAGTTGTTGCTGCGGGTAGCAATGCCAATATTATCCATTATATTACTAACAATCAAATAATTAAAGATGGAGATATGGTTTTGATGGATGCAG gtTGTGAATATCATGGATATTCATCTGATGTAACCAGAACATGGCCAATTAATGGAACATTTACTCAAGAACAAAAAATTTTATATGACATAGTACTGGatgttcaaaatattttaattcataAACTAAAAGAATTACCATCGTTAGATCAATTATATCATGATATGTGCTTTTTATTAGGCAAAAGATTACAAGAAAGTGGTCTGATACCAAAACATTTGAATAAAAACGAATTATTTTCTGCGGTTTACACTTATTGCCCACATCATGTAAGCCATTATTTGGGTATGGATGTACATGACACTGGGAAAATTTCTAGGAGTCTGAAGCTTCAACCAGGAATGATAATCACAGTGGAACCTG GAATATATATTAATCATAAAAATCGATTTGCGCCACCAGAATTTTATGGCTTAGCTGTTCGTATTGAAGATGATATTTTAATAACAGAAAATGATTCAATAAATTTAACGGAAAACTGTCCGAAAGAAATTATCAAGATTGAAGCTTTAGCGAGTCAACATTTGTAA
- the Paics gene encoding PAICS bifunctional enzyme: protein MKEYKCGKLIIEGKTKKVYEVLNDSTLCLLQSKDRITAGDGEKSHDLKGKAAISTATTAKVFQLLNEAGIKTAFIEVVNDTAFIAQKCEMVPIEWVTRRLATGSFLKRHQGVPEGYRFNPPLQETFFKDDANHDPQWSEEQIISIGFKLNELIIGKDEFDIMQRTALVVFEVLERAWATRDCALIDMKIEFGVNINGEIMVADIIDSDSWRLWPSGDKRLMKDKQVYRNLNTVTQEDLDTVKRNFKWVADQLDFLIPPARSLVVILMGSPSDEDHCKKIAEHAKSLGLKVQLRVCSAHKGTQETLRILAEYEGTYEKVVLIAVAGRSNGLGPVLSGNTALPVINCPPFNNINISQDLWSSINVPSGIGCTTVAYPESAALSAAQIHALHDHLVWARLRVKQLINYITLKQADVKLKNLVI, encoded by the exons ATGAAAG AATATAAGTGTGGAAAACTCATAATTGAAGGAAAAACCAAAAAGGTTTATGAAGTTCTAAATGATTCTACTTTATGTCTCTTACAAAGTAAGGATCGTATTACTGCTGGAGATGGTGAAAAATCTCATGATTTAAAAGGGAAAGCTGCAATTAGTACAGCTACTACAGCTAAAGTTTTTCAATTGTTAAATGAAGCTGGAATAAAAACTGCATTTATCGAAGTGGTAAATGACACTGCTTTCATTGCACAAAAATGTGAAATGGTCCCAATAGAATGGGTCACTAGAAGATTAGCTACAGGCAGTTTTTTAAAAAGGCATCAag GAGTTCCCGAAGGATATAGATTTAATCCACCATTACAAGAAACATTCTTTAAAGATGATGCCAATCATGATCCACAATGGTCAGAGGAACAAATTATTTCTATTGGTTTTAAGTTGAATGAACTTATAATAGGGAAAGATGAATTTGATATTATGCAACGTACTGCACTTGTTGTATTTGAGGTTTTAGAAAGGGCATGGGCAACTAGAGATTGTGCTCTTATTGATATGAAAATAGAATTTGGAGTGAACATAAATGGTGAAATTATGGTAGCAGATATAATTGACAGTGACTCTTGGAGACTTTGGCCATCTGGTGATAAAAGATTGATGAAAGATAAACAG GTATATAGAAATTTGAATACTGTAACTCAAGAAGATTTGGATACTGTAAAACGTAATTTTAAATGGGTAGCAGATCAACTTGACTTTCTTATTCCACCAGCTAGGAGTCTTGTTGTTATTCTAATGGGATCACCTTCTGATGAAGATCattgtaaaaaaatagcagaacaTGCAAAGTCTTTAGGTTTAAAGGTTCAACTTCGTGTATGCAGTGCCCATAAAGGTACTCAAGAAACATTGCGTATTCTTGCAGAATACGAAGGTACTTATGAAAAG GTGGTGTTAATAGCTGTAGCAGGGAGAAGTAATGGATTGGGTCCAGTACTCTCTGGAAACACAGCTCTGCCTGTTATTAATTGCCCACctttcaataatattaatatttcacaaGATTTGTGGTCGTCTATTAATGTTCCATCAG GGATTGGATGCACCACAGTTGCTTATCCTGAAAGTGCAGCATTATCGGCCGCTCAAATTCATGCATTACATGACCATCTGGTTTGGGCACGTCTACGAGTAAAGCAGTTGATAAATTACATTACTTTAAAGCAAGCTGATGTTAAACTAAAAAATcttgttatataa
- the LOC117154107 gene encoding amidophosphoribosyltransferase isoform X1 translates to MIKISCNMQADSCTEIVPQESKRDKVLCTKKQMRGQTMTGLTHECGVFGCIAAGDWPSQIDVAQVICLGKFINAFTMIYFFRKYYIISIIDIYLGLVALQHRGQESAGIVTSEGVCSKSFHVHKGMGMINNIFNDENMKKLSGNLGIGHTRYSTSAASEEVNCQPFVVHTAHGALAVAHNGELVNTESLRKMVLGRGVGLSTLSDSELITQALCLNPPEGEVNGPDWPARIKHLMQLAPLSYSLVIMQRDKIYGVRDPYGNRPLCLGKIVPIGNLGDESDDDDEAEGWVISSESCGFLSIGARYVREVFPGEIVELTREGIKTIDIVDRPHKKPQAFCIFEYVYFARSDSIFEGQMVYSVRMQCGRELALESPVEADIVSSVPESGTAAAHGYARESQISFAEVLCKNRYVGRTFIQPSTRLRQLGVAKKFGALSENVKGKKLILIDDSIVRGNTIGPIIKLLRDAGAKEVHIRIASPPLKYPCYMGINIPTREELIANKLDNVKLAKHVGADSLTYLSVDGLVKAVRFGMDNRESSYIGHCTACLTGDYPDELPSDLEW, encoded by the exons ATGATTAAAATATCTTGTAATATGCAAGCAGATTCTTGCACTGAAATAGTACCTCAAGAAAGTAAAAGAGATAAAGTACTGTGCACTAAAAAACAAATGAGAGGTCAAACAATGACTGGCCTCACACATGAATGTGGAGTTTTTGGATGCATTGCTGCAGGTGACTGGCCATCACAAATTGACGTTGCTCAAGTGATTTGTTTAGGTAAATTTATAAATGCATTTACTATGATATATTTCtttagaaaatattatataataagtatcattgatatttatttagGTTTAGTGGCATTACAACATAGAGGTCAAGAAAGTGCAGGCATTGTTACAAGTGAAGGTGTATGTTCAAAATCTTTTCATGTCCACAAGGGTATGGGTATGATTAATAACATTTTCAATGATGAAAACATGAAAAAACTCAGTGGAAATCTTGGAATTGGTCATACTAGATATAGTACAAGCGCAGCTAGTGAAGAAGTTAATTGTCAACCATTTGTAGTTCATACTGCACATGGAGCATTAGCAGTTGCACACAATGGAGAGCTAGTGAATACAGAAtcattaagaaaaatg GTATTAGGACGTGGAGTTGGTTTATCGACTCTCTCAGATTCTGAATTAATAACACAAGCACTTTGTTTGAATCCTCCTGAAGGTGAAGTTAATGGCCCAGATTGGCCAGCACGTATAAAACACCTCATGCAATTAGCACCATTATCATATTCATTAGTAATTATGCAAAGAGATAAGATATATGGTGTTAGAGATCCATATGGAAATCGTCCATTATGTCTTGGAAAAATTGTACCAATTGGTAATTTAG GGGATGAAtcagatgatgatgatgaagcTGAAGGTTGGGTTATTTCGTCCGAATCATGTGGCTTTTTAAGTATTGGAGCACGATACGTACGTGAAGTATTTCCTGGAGAAATTGTAGAATTAACGCGCGAAGGTATTAAAACTATAGACATTGTTGATAGACCACACAAAAAGCCTCAGGCATTTTGCATCTTTGAATACGTTTATTTCGCACGTAGCGACAGTATTTTTGAAG GACAAATGGTTTATTCTGTTCGCATGCAATGTGGACGAGAACTTGCTTTAGAATCTCCGGTAGAAGCAGATATAGTTAGTTCAGTACCCGAGTCTGGAACTGCAGCAGCACATGGTTATGCCAGAGAG TCTCAAATATCTTTTGCGGAAGTGTTGTGCAAGAATAGATACGTTGGTCGAACGTTTATTCAACCCAGTACACGACTTAGACAACTTGGCGTGGCAAAAAAATTTGGAGCTTTATCAGAAAatgtaaaaggaaaaaaattaattcttataGATGATTCGATTGTTAGAGGAAATACTATTGGACCTATTATTAAGTTACTTCGCGATGCAGGAGCGAAAGAA gTTCATATTAGAATTGCTTCCCCTCCATTAAAATACCCTTGTTATATGGGAATTAACATACCAACAAGAGAAGAATTAATTGCTAATAAATTGGATAATGTGAAATTAGCAAAACATGTTGGAGCTGATAGTTTAACATACCTTTCAGTGGATGGACTTGTAAAAGCCGTAAGATTTGGTATGGATAACCGTGAAAGTAGTTATATTGGTCATTGTACTGCCTGTTTGACAGGAGACTATCCTGATGAACTTCCTAGTGATTTGGAatggtaa
- the LOC117154107 gene encoding amidophosphoribosyltransferase isoform X2 → MIKISCNMQADSCTEIVPQESKRDKVLCTKKQMRGQTMTGLTHECGVFGCIAAGDWPSQIDVAQVICLGLVALQHRGQESAGIVTSEGVCSKSFHVHKGMGMINNIFNDENMKKLSGNLGIGHTRYSTSAASEEVNCQPFVVHTAHGALAVAHNGELVNTESLRKMVLGRGVGLSTLSDSELITQALCLNPPEGEVNGPDWPARIKHLMQLAPLSYSLVIMQRDKIYGVRDPYGNRPLCLGKIVPIGNLGDESDDDDEAEGWVISSESCGFLSIGARYVREVFPGEIVELTREGIKTIDIVDRPHKKPQAFCIFEYVYFARSDSIFEGQMVYSVRMQCGRELALESPVEADIVSSVPESGTAAAHGYARESQISFAEVLCKNRYVGRTFIQPSTRLRQLGVAKKFGALSENVKGKKLILIDDSIVRGNTIGPIIKLLRDAGAKEVHIRIASPPLKYPCYMGINIPTREELIANKLDNVKLAKHVGADSLTYLSVDGLVKAVRFGMDNRESSYIGHCTACLTGDYPDELPSDLEW, encoded by the exons ATGATTAAAATATCTTGTAATATGCAAGCAGATTCTTGCACTGAAATAGTACCTCAAGAAAGTAAAAGAGATAAAGTACTGTGCACTAAAAAACAAATGAGAGGTCAAACAATGACTGGCCTCACACATGAATGTGGAGTTTTTGGATGCATTGCTGCAGGTGACTGGCCATCACAAATTGACGTTGCTCAAGTGATTTGTTTAG GTTTAGTGGCATTACAACATAGAGGTCAAGAAAGTGCAGGCATTGTTACAAGTGAAGGTGTATGTTCAAAATCTTTTCATGTCCACAAGGGTATGGGTATGATTAATAACATTTTCAATGATGAAAACATGAAAAAACTCAGTGGAAATCTTGGAATTGGTCATACTAGATATAGTACAAGCGCAGCTAGTGAAGAAGTTAATTGTCAACCATTTGTAGTTCATACTGCACATGGAGCATTAGCAGTTGCACACAATGGAGAGCTAGTGAATACAGAAtcattaagaaaaatg GTATTAGGACGTGGAGTTGGTTTATCGACTCTCTCAGATTCTGAATTAATAACACAAGCACTTTGTTTGAATCCTCCTGAAGGTGAAGTTAATGGCCCAGATTGGCCAGCACGTATAAAACACCTCATGCAATTAGCACCATTATCATATTCATTAGTAATTATGCAAAGAGATAAGATATATGGTGTTAGAGATCCATATGGAAATCGTCCATTATGTCTTGGAAAAATTGTACCAATTGGTAATTTAG GGGATGAAtcagatgatgatgatgaagcTGAAGGTTGGGTTATTTCGTCCGAATCATGTGGCTTTTTAAGTATTGGAGCACGATACGTACGTGAAGTATTTCCTGGAGAAATTGTAGAATTAACGCGCGAAGGTATTAAAACTATAGACATTGTTGATAGACCACACAAAAAGCCTCAGGCATTTTGCATCTTTGAATACGTTTATTTCGCACGTAGCGACAGTATTTTTGAAG GACAAATGGTTTATTCTGTTCGCATGCAATGTGGACGAGAACTTGCTTTAGAATCTCCGGTAGAAGCAGATATAGTTAGTTCAGTACCCGAGTCTGGAACTGCAGCAGCACATGGTTATGCCAGAGAG TCTCAAATATCTTTTGCGGAAGTGTTGTGCAAGAATAGATACGTTGGTCGAACGTTTATTCAACCCAGTACACGACTTAGACAACTTGGCGTGGCAAAAAAATTTGGAGCTTTATCAGAAAatgtaaaaggaaaaaaattaattcttataGATGATTCGATTGTTAGAGGAAATACTATTGGACCTATTATTAAGTTACTTCGCGATGCAGGAGCGAAAGAA gTTCATATTAGAATTGCTTCCCCTCCATTAAAATACCCTTGTTATATGGGAATTAACATACCAACAAGAGAAGAATTAATTGCTAATAAATTGGATAATGTGAAATTAGCAAAACATGTTGGAGCTGATAGTTTAACATACCTTTCAGTGGATGGACTTGTAAAAGCCGTAAGATTTGGTATGGATAACCGTGAAAGTAGTTATATTGGTCATTGTACTGCCTGTTTGACAGGAGACTATCCTGATGAACTTCCTAGTGATTTGGAatggtaa
- the LOC117154112 gene encoding general transcription factor 3C polypeptide 6 isoform X2 codes for MSNMHIITTEMDEEISADEEEILVYVEFEGLVDGNVFSEKELRLDMIGIDTEHPIMQINGKFYEGSYEDVVGTYMFFTKNDNPMIDDPVFDAAPNFQYFAKTRKCLKMQRIFTKSRTEVLGDSENNECIPNPNTLKQAGIPFQYQEEALLFWKTLRDNRLNALHSYLEKQRIRQEKKSQGIILESESDEDNPFAIYNHKDEVSNFNKSIHVDAKKELSYCDNQIDSK; via the exons ATGAGTAATATGCATATAATCACTACGGAAATGGACGAAGAAATATCCGCAGATGAGGAAGaaattcttgtatatgtagaaTTTGAAGGGCTTGTTGATGGTAATGTGTTTAGTGAAAAAGAATTACGATTGGATATGATCGGTATAGATACGGAACATCCTATAATGCAAATTAATGGAAag TTTTATGAGGGTTCCTATGAAGATGTTGTTGGTACTTATATGTTTTTTACAAAAAATGATAATCCCATGATAGATGACCCTGTCTTTGATGCTGCTccaaattttcaatattttgctAAAACCAGAAAATGTCTAAAAATGCAAAGAATCTTTACAAAATCTAGAACAGAAGTTCTAGGTGATTCTGAAAATAATGAGTGTATTCCAAATCCAAATACACTTAAACAAGCAGGAATACCTTTTCAATATCAAGAAGAAG CTCTTTTATTTTGGAAGACTCTGCGAGATAATAGGTTAAATGCATTACATTCATATTTAGAAAAACAACGAATCAGACAAGAAAAAAAATCTCAAGGTATAATATTAGAGTCTGAGTCTGATGAGGATAATCCATTTGCTATATATAACCATAAGGATGAAGTCTCTAATTTTAATAAGTCTATTCATGTTGATGCAAAGAAGGAATTAAGTTACTGTGATAATCAAATTGATTCAAAAT GA
- the LOC117154112 gene encoding uncharacterized protein LOC117154112 isoform X1, with product MSNMHIITTEMDEEISADEEEILVYVEFEGLVDGNVFSEKELRLDMIGIDTEHPIMQINGKFYEGSYEDVVGTYMFFTKNDNPMIDDPVFDAAPNFQYFAKTRKCLKMQRIFTKSRTEVLGDSENNECIPNPNTLKQAGIPFQYQEEALLFWKTLRDNRLNALHSYLEKQRIRQEKKSQGIILESESDEDNPFAIYNHKDEVSNFNKSIHVDAKKELSYCDNQIDSKCMYPNEINDQTSNTTEDNCYENRKKHKISLESESSVSKNDNHCLMRSVKGYKTKLARNKQLSVSRNRQSKEFKTKRILLEKHMDDDEVSSLKDTSDKSNIAKSFNSLEINENENTEGNNRCEIISND from the exons ATGAGTAATATGCATATAATCACTACGGAAATGGACGAAGAAATATCCGCAGATGAGGAAGaaattcttgtatatgtagaaTTTGAAGGGCTTGTTGATGGTAATGTGTTTAGTGAAAAAGAATTACGATTGGATATGATCGGTATAGATACGGAACATCCTATAATGCAAATTAATGGAAag TTTTATGAGGGTTCCTATGAAGATGTTGTTGGTACTTATATGTTTTTTACAAAAAATGATAATCCCATGATAGATGACCCTGTCTTTGATGCTGCTccaaattttcaatattttgctAAAACCAGAAAATGTCTAAAAATGCAAAGAATCTTTACAAAATCTAGAACAGAAGTTCTAGGTGATTCTGAAAATAATGAGTGTATTCCAAATCCAAATACACTTAAACAAGCAGGAATACCTTTTCAATATCAAGAAGAAG CTCTTTTATTTTGGAAGACTCTGCGAGATAATAGGTTAAATGCATTACATTCATATTTAGAAAAACAACGAATCAGACAAGAAAAAAAATCTCAAGGTATAATATTAGAGTCTGAGTCTGATGAGGATAATCCATTTGCTATATATAACCATAAGGATGAAGTCTCTAATTTTAATAAGTCTATTCATGTTGATGCAAAGAAGGAATTAAGTTACTGTGATAATCAAATTGATTCAAAATGTATGTATCCTAACGAAATTAATGATCAAACTTCAAACACCACTGAAGACAATTGTTATGAAAATCGAAAGAaacataaaatttcattagaatCTGAATCTTCAGTCTCAAAAAATGATAATCATTGTTTAATGAGATCTGTAAAAGGTTATAAGACTAAGCTAGCTCGAAACAAACAACTAAGTGTGAGTCGAAATAGACAAAGCAAAGAATTCAAAACGAAACGTATCTTATTAGAAAAACATATGGATGATGATGAAGTGTCAAGTTTGAAAGACACATCTGATAAGTCTAATATTGCTAAAAGTTTTAATTCAttagaaattaatgaaaatgaaaatacagaAGGAAATAACAGATGTGAGATCAtatcaaatgattaa
- the Mys45A gene encoding SDA1 domain containing protein Mys45A, which translates to MVRHNNQLPENLPQLQNLIKRDPESYKEEFLQQHQHYKSILEVFRLAPNKFNKSLDEVVIFLAQVAHCYPNILESFPQEIIDVLQTYNTVLDNDMRLTFCKALIQLRNKSLLEPTVLLSLFFELLRCQDKNLRQFLQTHIIADIKNVNAKQKNAKINTTLQNFMFSMLKDSNVRSAKMSTDIMIELYNKNIWNDAKTVNVLATGCFVKATKVMVACLKFFLGTGIEEQENEESDSDSEPNIKEIIMANRVNKKTKKREKQLAKAKQLLAKSKKKATKAPRFNFSALHLIHDPQGFAEKLFKQLEKNNDRFEIKLLALDVISRLIGLHNLFLLNFYPYLQRFLQPHQREVTKLLQFIAQASHELVPPDVLEPILKTLANNFVTERNSADVMAIGLNAIREICTRCPLVMNEDLLQDLARYKYYKERSVMMAARSLITLFRNSIPELLHKKDRGRPTETNITLSIQKYGQISANDFVPGAEVLLDNKANNIAEISKIGIENNDSDDEWIDIDSINNGDCDDDDDDDGDDDDDDDDDDDDDDDDDDDDDDDDDDDNDDDDNYNDHNDNNEKEGKEENLGKKKEKKSIKNNNKDVEKIENEETEMKVCENNDIKSNVNNTEIDNVTNQSQGKECRRLSKLEKKRLKLKTQEDSRVKENEIITAEKREKATLVSNERLLTDEDFMKIDAALVKQQITYAKRGLKRAHPNDKETGEFVKLTDIENIYKKRKHDKQARIESVKKGQEGRERFGYKDGRQNPLCSKTNREKKKNKTFQMLKHKIKGKVKRSFKEKQIALRNHLLKQKRMK; encoded by the exons ATGGTGAGACACAATAATCAGTTACCAGAAAATCTTCCGCAATTGCAAAATCTTATTAAACGTGATCCAGAATCTTACAAGGAAGAA TTCCTTCAGCAACATCAGCATTACAAATCAATTTTAGAAGTCTTTCGTTTAGCACCAAATAAGTTTAATAAAAGCCTTGATGAAGTAGTCATCTTTTTGGCACAG GTGGCCCATTGTTATCCAAATATATTAGAATCATTTCCTCAAGAAATCATTGATGTACTGCAAACATATAATACTGTACTTGATAATGACATGCGATTA ACATTTTGTAAAGCTCTGATTCAACTACGTAACAAATCTCTTCTGGAACCTACTGTACTTCTGAGTTTATTTTTTGAACTTCTAAGATGTCAAGATAAAAATTTAAGGCAATTTCTTCAAACACACATTATTGCTGATATCAAGAATGTGAACGCTAAACAAAAGAATGCAAAAATtaatacaactttacaaaactTTATGTTTTCAATGTTAAAAGACTCTAATGTCAGAAGTGCAAAAATGTCAACAGACATCATGatagaattatataataaaaatatttggaatGATGCGAAAACTGTAAATGTTCTGGCAACAGGATGCTTTGTTAAGGCAACCAAAGTTATGGTTGCTTGCTTGAAATTCTTTCTGGGCACAGGTATAGAAGAACAGGAAAATGAGGAGAGCGACAGCGATAGCGAAccaaatattaaagaaattataATGGCTAATAgagtaaataaaaaaacaaagaaacgcgagaaacaGTTAGCAAAAGCGAAGCAACTGTTAGCA AAGTCTAAGAAGAAAGCAACAAAAGCACCGAGATTTAATTTCTCAGCATTACATTTAATTCATGACCCACAAGGTTTTgcagaaaaattatttaaacagtTGGAAAAAAATAATGAcagatttgaaattaaattattagcTTTAGATGTAATTTCAAGGCTTATTGGTTTGCACAatctatttttattaaatttttacccTTATCTACAAAGATTTTTGCAACCACATCAAAGAG AAGTAACAAAACTTTTACAATTTATCGCTCAAGCCTCTCATGAACTTGTACCACCTGATGTATTGGAACCAATTCTGAAGACATTAGCAAACAATTTTGTCACAGAACGAAATTCAGCTGATGTTATGGCTATAGG GTTGAATGCTATTAGAGAGATATGTACGCGATGTCCATTAGTTATGAATGAAGATTTACTACAGGATTTAGCACGATACAAATATTACAAAGAACGAAGTGTGATGATGGCTGCACGATCTTTGATTACTCTATTCAGAAATTCGATACCTGAATTGTTGCATAAGAAGGATAGAGGACGCCCTACGGAAACGAACATTACCTTAAGTATTCAAAAATATGGTCAAATATCAGCTAATGATTTTGTACCAGGTGCTGAAGTTTTGCTCGACAATAAGGCTAATAATATCGCAGAGATTTCAAAAATTGGTATTGAAAATAAT GATAGTGATGATGAATGGATTGATATAGATTCTATAAATAATGGAGATTGcgatgatgacgatgacgatgacggcgacgacgacgatgacgatgacgatgacgacgacgacgacgacgacgacgacgacgatgacgatgacgacgacgacgacgataacGACGACGATGATAATTATAATGATCATAATGAcaacaatgaaaaagaaggaaaagaagagaatttgggaaagaagaaagaaaaaaaaagcataaaaaataataacaaagatGTTGAAAAGATCGAAAATGAAGAAACAGAAATGAAAGTATGtgaaaataatgatattaaatcTAATGTAAATAACACAGAAATTGATAATGTTACAAATCAAAGTCAAGGAAAAGAATGTCGTCGGTTATCAAAACTTGAAAAGAAACGATTAAAACTAAAAACACAAGAAGATTCAAGGGTGAAAGAAAACGAGATAATCACtgcagagaaaagagaaaaggcaACTTTGGTATCGAACGAACGATTATTGACCGATGAAGACTTCATGAAAATAGATGCGGCATTAGTAAAACAACAAATAACGTACGCCAAGCGCGGTTTAAAAAGAGCTCACCCTAATGATAAAGAAACTGGAGAATTTGTCAAATTAacagatatagaaaatatttataaaaagcgAAAACATGATAAGCAAGCTCGCATTGAGTCTGTGAAG AAAGGAcaagaaggaagagaaagattTGGTTATAAAGATGGGCGACAAAATCCACTTTGTAGTAAAACAAAtcgcgaaaaaaagaaaaataaaactttccaaatgttaaagcataaaataaaaggaaaagtgAAACGTTCTTTTAAGGAAAAACAGATTGCATTGAGAAATCATTTGctgaaacaaaaaagaatgaaataa